Proteins from a single region of Desulfovibrio sp. JC022:
- a CDS encoding ArsA-related P-loop ATPase has translation MKLAFAGKGGVGKTSITSWMADWMARSGQNVWMIDADTALSLGQASGLAADELPDPVSSRSDLVRERIHEEGFLNLNPEVGDLPEELAVEVPLYEEPFPGVDPGKKRLLVMGGLSNAGGGCACDANALLKALLAHMVMDSDDCVLVDLEAGVEHLGRGTAMHVDGIVVVSEPSMRSFQTASEVGRMAFELGLENQVLVVNRYLGGTFPELEHLPEEQFSMPHLPGLIERQMSDGNVLNLPESVEIDAKMEMIVRSLQKMTRA, from the coding sequence ATGAAGCTGGCATTTGCAGGCAAAGGTGGTGTAGGTAAGACCTCAATCACTTCGTGGATGGCTGATTGGATGGCCCGCAGCGGGCAGAATGTCTGGATGATTGATGCTGATACGGCTTTATCTTTGGGGCAGGCTTCCGGGCTGGCTGCTGACGAGTTGCCCGATCCCGTTTCATCAAGGTCAGATCTGGTCAGGGAACGGATTCATGAGGAAGGTTTTCTCAATCTTAATCCCGAGGTGGGAGACCTGCCGGAAGAGCTTGCTGTGGAAGTTCCCCTTTATGAGGAGCCTTTCCCCGGTGTTGATCCCGGCAAGAAAAGATTGCTGGTCATGGGCGGCCTGTCAAATGCCGGGGGCGGTTGCGCCTGTGATGCCAACGCTCTACTAAAAGCCTTGCTGGCTCATATGGTTATGGACAGCGATGATTGTGTGTTGGTTGATCTTGAAGCCGGGGTGGAGCATCTCGGTAGGGGAACAGCCATGCATGTGGATGGAATTGTGGTGGTCAGTGAACCTTCCATGCGCAGTTTCCAAACAGCCTCTGAGGTTGGCCGTATGGCTTTTGAGCTGGGGCTTGAAAATCAGGTTCTGGTCGTCAACCGTTATTTGGGCGGAACCTTTCCTGAACTGGAGCATCTGCCCGAAGAGCAGTTTTCCATGCCGCATCTGCCTGGGTTGATAGAGAGACAGATGTCAGATGGCAATGTGCTCAACTTGCCCGAATCTGTTGAGATTGATGCAAAGATGGAGATGATTGTCCGGTCATTGCAGAAAATGACCAGGGCATAA
- a CDS encoding YihY/virulence factor BrkB family protein has protein sequence MTGGKVGQRISEFFLNDIWDWGSSHVSGPLKVLHTLARVGYLVTVGFLKDQCIIRASALTFTTMLSIVPFLAVAFSLMKGMGFQDSSYIHEMLLKVSAGREEVVGKILEYVDNTNVQTLGWIGVATLLFTVLSTVGTVEKAFNIIWKVRHGRSFWRKFTDFFSVIFICPVAVIVATSVSVSIKKQAVLQSFESIYGVTELESFLIGLTPLVLIWLSFTFIYAFMPNTRVRITSALAGGVVAGTVWQMAQWAYINWQIGVSKYNAIYGSFAQLPLFLVWLYASWVIVLLGSEISYAVQNVMLYRQQKFMPDAGVEDMQKFSLLALSLMTLRFERSEHPYELEELAGEVGVPVRFISPLMDKFVENGILVKGSEEGKEVYAFAVSPQKLTMLQVMGILSGTGKGASSVVENPGMLFVSKMIDDIKTVIRESGADVSLSECAENMDKYIKKLPAAPEEG, from the coding sequence ATGACCGGCGGAAAAGTAGGGCAAAGGATTTCCGAGTTCTTCTTAAATGATATCTGGGATTGGGGTTCTTCCCACGTCAGCGGTCCTTTGAAAGTCCTGCACACTTTGGCTCGCGTGGGTTATCTTGTAACTGTAGGTTTTCTCAAGGATCAGTGTATAATCCGGGCTTCCGCGCTTACATTTACCACCATGCTTTCCATTGTTCCGTTTCTGGCGGTGGCTTTTTCCCTGATGAAAGGAATGGGGTTTCAGGATTCCAGCTATATCCATGAAATGTTGCTCAAAGTTTCTGCCGGAAGGGAAGAGGTGGTTGGTAAGATACTTGAATACGTGGACAATACCAATGTTCAGACTCTCGGTTGGATCGGGGTGGCAACCCTTCTTTTTACCGTTCTTTCCACTGTGGGTACTGTAGAGAAGGCTTTTAATATTATCTGGAAAGTCCGCCATGGACGTTCTTTCTGGCGCAAGTTTACTGATTTTTTCTCAGTTATTTTTATCTGCCCGGTAGCGGTGATTGTTGCCACCAGTGTAAGTGTTTCCATTAAAAAGCAGGCCGTGCTGCAATCGTTTGAAAGTATTTACGGCGTAACTGAGCTTGAAAGTTTTTTGATCGGATTAACCCCGCTGGTATTGATCTGGCTTTCCTTTACTTTTATTTATGCCTTTATGCCAAATACCAGAGTGCGGATTACCAGTGCGCTGGCTGGCGGTGTGGTGGCCGGAACAGTCTGGCAGATGGCCCAGTGGGCTTATATTAACTGGCAGATCGGGGTGAGCAAGTATAACGCAATTTATGGCAGCTTTGCTCAGTTGCCCCTTTTTCTGGTCTGGTTATATGCCAGCTGGGTAATTGTCCTGCTTGGATCGGAGATAAGTTATGCCGTGCAGAATGTGATGCTTTACCGCCAGCAGAAATTCATGCCCGATGCCGGGGTGGAGGATATGCAGAAATTTTCCCTGCTTGCCCTAAGCCTGATGACTCTGCGTTTTGAACGTTCTGAGCATCCGTACGAACTGGAAGAACTGGCAGGGGAGGTCGGTGTTCCGGTTCGGTTTATCTCTCCGCTGATGGATAAATTTGTTGAAAACGGGATTCTGGTCAAAGGTTCGGAAGAAGGCAAAGAGGTCTATGCCTTTGCTGTTTCCCCGCAAAAACTGACCATGCTGCAAGTTATGGGCATTCTTTCCGGTACAGGCAAAGGGGCCAGTTCTGTGGTGGAAAATCCGGGCATGCTTTTCGTTTCTAAAATGATAGATGATATTAAGACGGTCATTCGTGAAAGCGGGGCTGATGTTTCCCTTTCTGAGTGTGCGGAGAATATGGATAAGTATATTAAAAAACTTCCTGCCGCGCCCGAGGAAGGTTGA
- the cutA gene encoding divalent-cation tolerance protein CutA, with protein MSIMLVYITAGDVEEAREIGGELLMRHLAACVNIFDKMESMYWWEGKLERSEEAVLIAKTSPELVDKLIQTVKNIHSYDCPAIVALESKQGNEEFFEWVKSHTK; from the coding sequence ATGTCCATAATGCTGGTTTATATTACTGCCGGAGATGTGGAAGAAGCGCGAGAGATTGGTGGCGAACTGCTCATGCGCCATCTTGCAGCCTGCGTGAATATCTTTGATAAAATGGAATCCATGTACTGGTGGGAAGGTAAGCTTGAGCGTTCCGAGGAAGCGGTGCTTATTGCTAAAACATCGCCGGAGCTGGTGGATAAATTGATCCAGACAGTAAAGAATATTCATAGTTATGACTGCCCGGCGATTGTTGCCCTTGAGTCTAAGCAGGGTAATGAAGAGTTTTTTGAATGGGTGAAAAGTCATACAAAGTAG
- the cooS gene encoding anaerobic carbon-monoxide dehydrogenase catalytic subunit: protein MAKEPRPAEELTIWDDARAMINKARAEGIETVHERLQQQTPHCKFCELGTSCRICTMGPCKITPKSPRGVCGADADVVVARNFGRFVTGGAAGHSDHGRDLIEVLEAIVEGETKDYKITDEDKLRRISAEIGIETEGRDIMDIARDAMECFFADFGSRKKQVSFLSRVPQKRKDIWSKLGITPRGVDREIAEMMHRTHMGCDNDAPNTLLHAVRTSLADGWGGSMIGTELSDVIFGTPTPSMSQANLGVIKEDKVNILVHGHNPVVSEMILAASRDPEIVAEAKAAGAAGINIAGLCCTGNELLMRKGIPMAGNHLMTELAILTGAVEAVVVDYQCIMPSLVQISGCYHTRFIDTAPKARFTGATHFDIHPHNAYEQACEIVRLAVKAYVERDASRVDIPCEPVEIMTGFSNEAVISALGGSLDPLVQAIAAGDIRGAVGIVGCNNPKFKQDSMNVGLAKELIKKDILVLVTGCVTTAAGKAGLLVPDAIEMAGPGLKKVCGALGIPPVLHYGSCVDNARILQLCAALADALNVDISDLPVGASSPEWYSEKAAAIGLYAVASGIYTHLGHPPNILGSETVTNIAVSGLEDLVGASFVIEPDPAKAAELFDERIKAKRKGLGLSE, encoded by the coding sequence ATGGCGAAAGAACCCCGTCCGGCTGAAGAATTGACAATCTGGGATGATGCCCGCGCAATGATCAATAAAGCACGAGCAGAGGGCATTGAGACCGTCCATGAAAGGTTGCAGCAGCAGACCCCGCACTGTAAATTTTGCGAGCTTGGGACAAGCTGCCGTATCTGTACCATGGGGCCGTGCAAAATTACCCCGAAATCTCCGCGCGGTGTATGCGGTGCTGATGCGGATGTTGTGGTGGCAAGGAATTTCGGTCGTTTTGTAACAGGCGGAGCTGCCGGTCATTCCGATCATGGTCGTGATTTGATCGAGGTGCTTGAGGCCATAGTTGAGGGCGAGACCAAGGATTACAAAATAACCGATGAGGACAAGCTGCGCCGTATTTCCGCTGAAATTGGTATTGAAACCGAAGGGCGTGATATCATGGATATTGCCCGTGATGCTATGGAATGTTTTTTTGCCGATTTCGGCAGCCGCAAAAAGCAGGTTTCCTTCCTTTCCCGCGTTCCTCAGAAACGTAAAGATATCTGGTCCAAGCTGGGAATAACCCCACGCGGTGTTGACCGTGAAATTGCTGAAATGATGCACCGCACCCATATGGGCTGTGATAACGACGCTCCCAATACTCTTCTCCATGCTGTCCGCACTTCTCTTGCTGATGGCTGGGGCGGGTCCATGATCGGTACTGAATTGTCGGATGTGATTTTTGGCACCCCGACCCCGTCCATGTCGCAGGCCAACCTCGGGGTAATCAAGGAAGACAAGGTCAATATTCTTGTGCATGGGCATAATCCTGTGGTTTCAGAGATGATCCTCGCTGCTTCCCGTGATCCTGAAATCGTTGCTGAGGCAAAGGCTGCCGGAGCCGCCGGGATCAATATCGCAGGCCTGTGCTGCACAGGTAACGAGCTGCTTATGCGCAAGGGCATCCCCATGGCCGGGAACCATCTCATGACCGAACTGGCAATTCTGACCGGAGCGGTTGAGGCCGTGGTTGTGGATTACCAGTGCATCATGCCCAGCCTTGTACAGATTTCCGGCTGCTACCATACCAGATTTATTGATACCGCTCCCAAAGCCCGTTTTACCGGGGCAACCCATTTCGATATCCACCCACACAACGCTTACGAGCAGGCTTGCGAGATCGTTCGTCTGGCAGTGAAGGCTTATGTTGAACGTGATGCTTCCCGTGTGGATATTCCATGTGAGCCTGTGGAAATCATGACTGGTTTCTCTAATGAAGCTGTTATTTCCGCGCTGGGCGGTTCCCTTGATCCGCTGGTACAGGCCATTGCTGCCGGGGACATTCGCGGTGCAGTGGGGATTGTCGGCTGCAACAATCCCAAGTTCAAGCAGGATTCCATGAACGTGGGTCTTGCCAAGGAATTGATCAAGAAAGATATTCTCGTATTGGTTACCGGATGTGTAACCACTGCGGCGGGTAAGGCCGGGTTGCTGGTTCCCGATGCCATTGAAATGGCCGGACCGGGACTCAAGAAAGTCTGCGGCGCGCTGGGAATCCCGCCGGTGCTGCATTACGGTTCCTGCGTTGATAACGCCCGTATTTTGCAACTATGCGCAGCACTTGCAGATGCCCTTAATGTGGACATAAGCGATCTGCCTGTGGGTGCTTCCTCTCCTGAGTGGTATTCAGAAAAGGCTGCTGCTATCGGACTTTACGCCGTAGCCAGCGGAATTTATACCCACCTCGGTCATCCTCCGAATATTCTCGGCTCTGAGACTGTTACCAATATCGCGGTTTCCGGTCTTGAGGATCTGGTTGGTGCCTCTTTTGTCATTGAACCGGACCCGGCCAAGGCTGCTGAACTCTTTGACGAACGGATTAAGGCCAAGCGTAAAGGCCTCGGTTTGAGCGAGTAG
- a CDS encoding YdcF family protein, translating into MKIVRPLLTLMGALTVAGILATAVLFFFAPVLLQKEDVLEKADAIVVLGGSAFRPAYAADLFLEGYAPQLLVSKPIKSPATIMAKKLGATAPYQWELYTDIFLNKGISQDNFNFFGEANISTIDEAEQLAKALPPQIKSIIIVTSPLHTRRAGIIFKEKLPNIKITVVSTPFDPVPSPWWKNYRAAPFVLLEVAKTLYYELGGAFRSSEQIAD; encoded by the coding sequence ATGAAAATTGTCAGGCCGTTACTAACGCTTATGGGAGCACTGACCGTTGCCGGAATACTGGCAACGGCAGTGCTTTTCTTCTTTGCCCCGGTCCTGCTTCAGAAAGAGGATGTGCTTGAAAAAGCTGACGCAATCGTGGTGCTGGGTGGAAGTGCTTTCAGACCAGCTTACGCTGCTGACTTATTTCTAGAAGGGTATGCACCGCAATTGCTGGTCAGCAAACCAATCAAATCTCCAGCCACTATTATGGCCAAAAAACTTGGTGCAACAGCTCCTTATCAGTGGGAACTGTATACTGATATTTTCTTAAATAAAGGAATCAGTCAGGATAATTTTAATTTTTTCGGGGAAGCGAACATAAGCACCATTGATGAAGCAGAACAGCTTGCAAAAGCTCTCCCTCCTCAAATAAAATCCATTATTATAGTCACATCTCCACTGCACACCCGTAGAGCAGGGATTATATTCAAAGAAAAACTTCCCAATATAAAAATCACGGTAGTTTCAACTCCCTTTGATCCGGTCCCCTCACCATGGTGGAAGAATTACCGCGCTGCCCCATTCGTTCTTCTGGAAGTAGCCAAGACCCTTTATTATGAGCTGGGCGGAGCTTTCAGAAGCTCGGAACAGATTGCAGATTAA
- a CDS encoding phosphotransferase family protein, whose translation MIEITASMLETYLKEAFGLGASLVDYGDIGSLDKQGMKKFGYGKPLLVLFTVDGEKLETVISVMKGDNYGHQFYWDRAAVLMFQYEASARLPRHVKPMGIGYISRDGEMLPLNEPQEFFILNEKLQGYDYFNDLERIRNGELQEQDEQNVVDLAEWLAEIHSVKKYDPHLYMRRIRDLIGSSECIMGLVDEAFKHPCDFFSQDRFVNLEKKLIDWRWKLFHYTHRLCAVHGDFHPWNVLMGGPDGFSVLDRSRGEWGEPAGDLCCMATNYILFGLYSGGKFSSKLRNLYMTYMETYLEKTGDDEVLQVMAPFFVFRGLVVASPVWYPDHPQEVRDALMRFIENVLEDEVFDYVQFERYMR comes from the coding sequence ATGATTGAAATCACAGCTTCCATGCTTGAAACATACTTGAAAGAGGCTTTCGGTCTCGGCGCGTCCCTTGTGGATTATGGGGATATCGGCTCTTTGGATAAGCAGGGTATGAAGAAATTCGGCTACGGCAAGCCATTATTGGTTCTTTTTACCGTAGACGGCGAGAAGCTGGAAACCGTGATTTCGGTTATGAAGGGGGATAATTACGGGCATCAGTTTTATTGGGACCGTGCAGCGGTACTTATGTTTCAGTATGAGGCTTCAGCCCGTTTGCCGCGCCATGTGAAGCCTATGGGCATCGGTTATATCAGCCGTGACGGTGAGATGCTCCCGCTTAATGAACCGCAGGAGTTTTTTATCCTCAATGAGAAGTTGCAGGGCTACGATTATTTTAATGATCTTGAACGTATTCGTAACGGAGAGTTGCAGGAGCAGGACGAACAGAATGTTGTCGATCTTGCTGAGTGGCTGGCTGAAATCCATTCTGTGAAAAAGTATGATCCCCATCTGTACATGCGCCGTATCCGGGATTTGATCGGTTCCAGTGAATGTATCATGGGGCTGGTGGATGAGGCATTCAAACATCCCTGTGATTTTTTTTCACAGGACCGCTTTGTGAATCTGGAGAAAAAGCTGATCGACTGGCGTTGGAAACTTTTTCATTACACCCACCGTTTATGTGCAGTACATGGTGATTTTCATCCTTGGAATGTTCTCATGGGCGGGCCGGACGGATTCAGCGTTCTGGACCGCAGCAGGGGTGAGTGGGGTGAGCCTGCCGGGGATCTTTGCTGCATGGCTACCAATTATATTCTTTTCGGGCTTTATTCAGGGGGGAAGTTTTCCAGTAAGCTGCGTAACCTGTACATGACCTATATGGAAACATATCTTGAAAAGACCGGGGATGATGAAGTATTACAGGTTATGGCTCCTTTTTTCGTGTTCAGGGGGTTGGTCGTTGCTTCTCCGGTTTGGTATCCGGATCATCCGCAGGAAGTGCGCGATGCACTGATGCGGTTTATTGAAAATGTCCTTGAGGATGAGGTCTTCGATTATGTCCAATTCGAACGGTATATGCGTTAA
- a CDS encoding Crp/Fnr family transcriptional regulator, which yields MKFSGINLLDELERDEFEDIRSVFGERSFKKGAIIFAPDTEEDLVFIVAKGRVRIYLAYESKEFTLGILSPGDLYSTHAGCFVQAYEDGMLLTTDVQSVKRCMADIPIFNRTMVRVLGKILQNSFSVIDGLVFKDINSRLCGYLHKEATQYGKAVKGGVEINLNLTTEQLSTLLGATRQTVSTLLNNLTREGILTRIDRSHWLVADPEQLKALAEN from the coding sequence ATGAAATTTTCCGGCATTAATCTTCTGGACGAACTTGAGCGGGATGAATTTGAAGATATCCGCAGTGTCTTTGGCGAACGAAGTTTTAAAAAAGGTGCCATTATCTTTGCTCCCGATACTGAAGAAGATCTTGTTTTTATTGTTGCAAAGGGGAGGGTGCGCATCTATCTCGCCTATGAATCCAAGGAATTCACTTTGGGAATTCTCAGCCCCGGCGATCTCTATTCGACCCATGCCGGATGTTTTGTGCAGGCTTATGAAGACGGCATGTTACTGACTACCGATGTTCAATCGGTAAAGCGGTGTATGGCTGATATTCCAATTTTTAATCGCACTATGGTCCGGGTGCTGGGAAAAATCCTGCAAAATTCTTTTTCTGTTATTGATGGACTTGTTTTCAAGGATATCAATTCCCGCCTTTGTGGCTACCTGCACAAAGAGGCCACCCAATACGGGAAGGCCGTTAAGGGCGGCGTTGAAATAAATCTTAATTTGACCACTGAACAGCTTTCCACTCTTCTCGGTGCCACCCGCCAGACTGTGTCCACTTTGCTGAATAATCTCACCCGTGAAGGGATTCTCACTCGCATTGACCGTTCCCACTGGCTTGTTGCCGATCCGGAACAATTGAAAGCCCTCGCTGAAAATTAG
- the tgt gene encoding tRNA guanosine(34) transglycosylase Tgt: MSEEKKKPGNFTVHATDGNARRGTLMTAHGEIQTPVYMPVGTQGAVKAVSPRDLREINSQIILGNTYHLYLRPGDELIARRGGLHKFSNWDKPILTDSGGFQVFSLESIRKITEQGVEFRSYIDGSKHFFSPEKVISIQNNIGSDIMMVLDECVGYGHDRDYTAKSLEMTTRWAKRCRDAYPVGSGDQLMFGIVQGGFHKDLREISLEQLREIPFEGFAIGGLSVGEPIPDMYDILQHIGPKLPAEKPRYLMGVGTPLDILEGIANGVDMFDCVLPTRNARNGTLYTSLGKVNIKRAQYREDDSPLDPNCDCYTCRNFSKAYLRHLYTAKELLSSQLNSIHNLRFFLKLTEEAREAIEKGTFNDLRKKYEAVYEPVVR; the protein is encoded by the coding sequence ATGAGCGAAGAAAAAAAGAAACCCGGAAACTTTACCGTACATGCCACCGACGGCAACGCCCGCCGCGGAACCCTGATGACCGCCCATGGTGAAATCCAGACCCCGGTCTACATGCCAGTAGGTACTCAGGGAGCTGTGAAAGCCGTTTCCCCGCGTGATCTGCGTGAAATCAATTCCCAGATTATTCTCGGTAACACTTACCACCTCTACCTGCGCCCCGGTGACGAGCTTATTGCCCGCCGTGGAGGCCTGCATAAATTTTCCAACTGGGATAAGCCCATCCTCACCGACAGCGGCGGATTTCAGGTTTTCAGCCTTGAATCCATCCGTAAGATCACCGAACAGGGCGTGGAATTCCGTTCCTATATTGACGGATCAAAACACTTCTTTTCCCCGGAAAAGGTAATTTCCATCCAGAACAACATCGGCTCCGACATCATGATGGTTCTGGATGAATGTGTGGGCTACGGACATGACCGCGACTACACAGCTAAATCCCTTGAAATGACCACCCGCTGGGCTAAACGCTGCCGCGACGCCTACCCCGTAGGTTCCGGCGATCAGCTCATGTTCGGTATCGTGCAGGGCGGTTTCCACAAGGACCTGCGTGAAATCAGCCTTGAGCAACTCCGCGAGATTCCCTTTGAAGGCTTCGCCATCGGCGGACTTAGCGTCGGGGAACCCATCCCGGACATGTACGATATTTTACAGCACATCGGTCCCAAGCTGCCCGCTGAAAAACCCCGCTACCTCATGGGTGTGGGAACTCCGCTGGATATTCTTGAAGGTATCGCCAACGGCGTTGATATGTTCGACTGCGTGCTGCCCACAAGGAACGCCCGCAACGGCACCCTGTACACCAGCCTCGGCAAGGTCAACATCAAGCGTGCCCAGTACCGTGAAGATGATTCCCCGCTGGACCCCAATTGCGATTGCTACACCTGCCGCAATTTCAGCAAAGCTTACCTGCGCCATCTGTACACAGCAAAGGAACTGCTCTCCAGCCAGCTGAACTCAATCCACAACCTGCGCTTCTTCCTCAAGCTGACTGAAGAAGCACGGGAAGCCATTGAAAAAGGCACTTTCAACGACCTGCGCAAAAAATACGAAGCGGTTTACGAACCGGTCGTGAGATAA
- a CDS encoding nuclear transport factor 2 family protein codes for MKKILLSMLMLLVVLCAAVSAGASSEEDVRVQIKDVLFDYKDAYNLRDFDAIRGLYADNAVIKSFPCNYKEENLFKGFSESLPRCASYWVDSSFKLRLFKITEFKVEGNKCRARVAWDYRSNDGRGKFTPSFEFLLKDGKWLIEQETYGRKGK; via the coding sequence GTGAAGAAAATTTTGCTTTCAATGTTGATGTTGCTGGTTGTTCTCTGCGCTGCTGTTTCCGCCGGGGCTTCTTCTGAGGAGGATGTGCGGGTTCAGATCAAGGATGTTCTTTTTGATTATAAGGACGCTTACAATTTAAGGGATTTCGATGCTATCCGCGGGCTTTATGCAGATAATGCTGTGATTAAGTCTTTTCCCTGTAATTACAAAGAAGAGAATTTGTTCAAGGGATTCAGTGAAAGTCTGCCCCGTTGTGCATCATATTGGGTGGATAGTTCATTCAAGCTGCGTCTGTTCAAAATTACTGAATTTAAAGTTGAAGGCAATAAGTGTCGTGCAAGGGTTGCCTGGGATTACCGCAGTAATGACGGACGTGGTAAATTTACTCCTTCTTTTGAATTCCTGCTCAAGGATGGAAAATGGCTAATTGAGCAGGAAACCTATGGGCGTAAGGGTAAGTAA
- a CDS encoding carbohydrate kinase family protein, with amino-acid sequence MQILVSGSLAYDRIMSFPGSFADHILPDKIHMLNVCFLVDGLDERFGGTAGNIAYALSMLDEKPVILGTAGKDFDGYEKWLDDNKITREGIKRVDDEFTAGAYITTDKSDNQITGFNPGAMKYGCDYDFSAVNPADALAIVSPGNLDDMQNFPKVYREKGVSYIYDPGQNIPAFSGEQLLEMIGGCKILVSNDYELEMIMKSTGKTRDELMEICDSIIVTLGEHGCLVVEKDGETKVPAAKAEVVEDPTGAGDAFRAGLIKGLAMGKNLVEAAHVGAVSAVYCVEKLGTQEHSYTEEEFWARYEKNFGKL; translated from the coding sequence ATGCAGATATTGGTTTCCGGTTCTTTGGCCTACGACAGAATTATGAGTTTTCCCGGTAGCTTCGCCGATCATATCCTGCCCGATAAAATCCACATGCTTAACGTATGCTTTTTGGTAGACGGCCTTGACGAACGTTTTGGCGGTACAGCCGGAAACATTGCTTACGCTCTTTCCATGCTGGATGAAAAGCCTGTGATCCTCGGTACTGCCGGTAAGGATTTCGACGGCTACGAAAAATGGCTGGACGATAACAAAATTACCCGTGAAGGCATCAAGCGCGTTGATGATGAATTCACCGCCGGAGCCTACATCACCACTGACAAATCCGATAACCAGATTACCGGATTCAACCCCGGTGCTATGAAATACGGTTGTGATTACGATTTCTCAGCTGTTAATCCCGCAGATGCACTGGCTATCGTTTCCCCCGGTAACCTTGATGATATGCAGAATTTTCCCAAGGTCTACCGCGAAAAAGGTGTTTCCTACATTTACGATCCGGGCCAGAATATCCCCGCATTCAGCGGCGAACAGCTGCTGGAAATGATCGGCGGTTGCAAGATTCTTGTTTCCAATGACTACGAACTGGAAATGATAATGAAATCTACAGGTAAAACCCGTGATGAACTCATGGAAATCTGCGATTCCATCATCGTGACTCTCGGTGAGCACGGCTGTCTCGTTGTTGAAAAAGACGGCGAAACAAAAGTTCCCGCAGCCAAGGCTGAAGTTGTGGAAGATCCCACCGGAGCAGGCGATGCGTTTCGCGCAGGTCTGATCAAGGGCCTCGCCATGGGTAAAAATCTTGTTGAAGCTGCCCACGTTGGTGCTGTCAGCGCGGTTTACTGCGTTGAAAAACTCGGTACTCAGGAACATTCCTACACCGAGGAAGAGTTCTGGGCTCGTTACGAGAAAAATTTTGGTAAGCTGTAG
- a CDS encoding adenylyl-sulfate kinase has product MSNSNGICVNRNWAIWITGLPACGKSTIAGKFYEQLRAEGVKVVLLCMDERRKIYIPNPEYTCDERQRAYNLFVEDAISIMESGRCVIMDGSAHELCWRNDAREKIEYFAEVYLRCPVNMAMKRESGRQQGLVMAGLYEKALERQRTGRDFEDLGEVIGVDVKFQEDHNAECIVDTAGKTPDETFEEVKNCLQKWRRMNGIC; this is encoded by the coding sequence ATGTCCAATTCGAACGGTATATGCGTTAACAGGAACTGGGCTATCTGGATTACCGGATTGCCTGCATGCGGCAAGAGTACCATTGCCGGAAAGTTTTATGAGCAATTGCGTGCGGAAGGGGTTAAGGTTGTGCTGCTCTGCATGGATGAGCGGCGTAAAATTTATATTCCCAATCCTGAATACACCTGCGATGAGCGGCAGCGGGCCTATAACCTTTTTGTGGAAGACGCCATTTCCATCATGGAATCGGGGCGGTGTGTGATTATGGATGGTTCTGCTCATGAGCTTTGCTGGCGCAATGATGCCCGTGAAAAAATAGAATATTTTGCTGAAGTTTATTTGCGCTGTCCGGTGAATATGGCCATGAAGCGTGAGTCCGGGCGGCAACAGGGGCTGGTTATGGCCGGGCTTTATGAAAAAGCCCTTGAGCGGCAGCGCACAGGTAGGGATTTCGAGGATCTTGGGGAAGTTATCGGGGTGGATGTTAAATTTCAGGAAGATCACAATGCCGAATGCATTGTGGATACTGCCGGGAAAACTCCCGACGAAACTTTTGAAGAGGTGAAAAATTGTCTGCAAAAGTGGCGTAGAATGAACGGGATTTGCTGA
- the nth gene encoding endonuclease III encodes MKMKAPDKRTLQRATTIYDRLIKRYPNPQPELDWSNAWELMVATALAAQCTDVRVNKVTPELFHRWPGPAEMNKADVADVEEVIRSTGLFRNKAKNLKGAADVVMNEFGGEMPRTMKDMIKLPGVARKTANIVLSNAMNVHEGVAVDTHVKRLSFRMGLTESTNPNVIEKDLMPLFERDNWGDANHVLVLYGREICSARSPKCDICELNDICPQNGIEKK; translated from the coding sequence ATGAAAATGAAAGCCCCTGATAAACGCACTCTGCAAAGAGCAACGACCATCTATGACCGCCTGATTAAACGGTACCCAAACCCGCAGCCGGAATTGGACTGGTCCAACGCATGGGAACTCATGGTTGCCACAGCTCTTGCTGCCCAGTGCACAGATGTGCGGGTCAATAAGGTTACCCCGGAACTTTTCCACAGATGGCCCGGCCCGGCGGAAATGAATAAAGCCGATGTGGCGGATGTTGAAGAAGTCATCCGCTCTACCGGACTTTTCCGCAACAAAGCCAAAAATCTGAAAGGCGCAGCGGATGTGGTCATGAATGAATTCGGCGGAGAAATGCCCCGGACCATGAAAGATATGATCAAGCTGCCCGGAGTAGCCCGCAAGACCGCAAATATCGTGCTCTCCAATGCCATGAATGTTCATGAAGGGGTTGCCGTGGATACCCATGTTAAACGGCTTTCATTCAGGATGGGGTTGACCGAAAGTACCAACCCCAATGTCATAGAAAAAGACCTGATGCCGCTTTTTGAACGTGATAACTGGGGCGATGCCAACCATGTTCTGGTTCTATACGGACGTGAAATATGTTCGGCCCGAAGCCCGAAATGCGACATCTGCGAACTTAACGATATCTGTCCGCAAAACGGAATTGAGAAAAAATAA